The DNA sequence CTCAGGGATGTAAGAGCCCCGAGGGGCACCTTCAGGGCGATAAGGGTCGTGAGGGGCACCCTCACGGCCGTAAAAGCCGTGAGGGGCACCTTCAGGGCGATAAGGATCCTGAGGGGCACCCTCAGGACCGTAAAAGCCGTGGGGGTGCCCCTCACGGCCGTACTGCGGCTGGGCAGGGGACTGCTGCGGCGGGTACGGGCGGCCCCACTGATCGCGCGGCTGGTCCTGCGGTTGGCCGTACGGCTGCTCGCGGGGCTGGTAATAGCCGGACTGGTAGTAGCCCTGCGGGTACTCCCCCTGGCCGTAGCCGTGGGGGTACTCGCCGCCGCCCTGCGGCCGTCGGTCGTACTCGCTCATGCCCTTGCTCCCAGCCCTCGGCACGCCTTCGCCGTTCCAGCAAACGCCGCGTTCCTGAGAATTTCCTTGTCCGGTTCCATGGAGTTGCTGTGGATGTACCCACCCGAACGCCGGGACCGGTCCGGTGTGATCGACGTTACCCTTCCCGCATGAAGCGCACCGCCGTGCTGGTCGCGGCCGCTTTCCTGGTCGTCGGCTGCAGCGGCACGACCACCGGGACACCGGCACCGGAGCCGTCCGCGGCGGGCGAGCCGCACCGGCTGGTGTTCGACGTCTCGGGCACGGCCGTCGTCACCACCCTGACCTGCACCGTCGACGGCAGGGCGACCGAAGAGAAGGACGTGAAGCTGCCCTGGAGCCGCACGTTCAGCTTCCCGCCGCACACCGGCAAGCACGAGTACCAGGTCGTCATGCGGTACGCGGACGGCTCGGTGAACGCGACGGCGAAGGTGGACGGCCGGCTCCAGACCAGCAGCAGCGGCGGCGGGGACGGCGCCGGCACGCAGTCGATGAACGGCGACTTCAGCGACTGAGCGCCACCCCCGACCGGATCGCCTCGGTGACGCGGTCCGCGCGCTCGCAGATCCCGCCCACGGTCGCGACGGCCTCGCGCAGCGCCGCGTCGTCCGCCAAGCCCGCCCGGACGGCCGGGGGTTCCGGGTGGCTGAGCCCCCGGACCGAGGCGGCACCGGGTCCGGAACACCGCACTTCGATGCTCACCCGGGCCGTCACCGCCGCCGCGCGAGCCGCTTCGGCCGCCGCCGCGAGGTCGGTCACCACCCGGGGATCCGGGGGAACCCGCTCCACCAGGTCCAGCACCACCGCCGCCGCCGCGATCACGGCCGCGGGTGGCACGCACGCACCTCGCCGGGCGTCGAGCAGCGCGTCCGGGTTGCCCGAGGCCCGGCTGACGGTGGTGACCGCGTGCGCGTCCTTTTCCGCCAGCCGCAGCGCGTGCATGCTCAACGCCGCCGCCTCGGCCACCACCGCACGGTCCTCCGCACAGCGGGCCACCAGCGCCGCGGCTTGGGCGACGTGCAGCGCCGCCGTCGCCCCGCCCCCGGGTGACGCGTCGCGGGACGCGAGGGCCTTGAGAAAGTCGCTCATGATCTGGTCACGCATGACTCACCTCCGGATCCGTTCCATCGCCGGGTCGAACAGGGGCTCCGCCGCCACGGTCGCCGGCACCCGGCGACCGAAGTACTCGATTTCGACGCCGCTGCCGACGTCCGCCGACTCCGGCAGCCAGGCATACGCGATCGGCTTCCCGATCGTGTAGCCGTACGCCGCGCTCGTGACGTACCCCGCCGGGACGCCGTCGACGAATACCGGTTCCTTGCCCAGCACCACGGTCCGGCCGTCGTCGATCGTGAGGCACCGCAGGCGCCGCGTCGACGTCCGGTTCCCGAGGGCTTCGCGCCCGAGGAAGTCACCCTTGGCCGGACGCACCGCGAAGCCGACGCCGGCCTCGTACGGGTCGTGTTCGGTGGTCATGTCGGTGCCCCACAGCCGGTAGCCCTTTTCCAGGCGCAGGCTGTTGAACGCGGCCCGCCCGCCGGCGATGACGCCCAGGGGCTGCCCGGCCGCCCAGAGCGCGTCCCACAGCCGCAGGCCGTTGTCCGCGCCGGTGTAGATCTCCCAGCCGAGTTCGCCCACATAGGACAGTCGCATTGCGACGACCGGCACCCCGGCGATCCGCGCTTTCCGCGCCCGGAAGTACTTCAACCCGGCGTGCGAGAAGTCGTCCTCGCTCAGCGGCTGCACGAGATCGCGCGCGAGCGGCCCCCAGACGCCGATGCAGCACGTGCCGCCGGTGGTGTCGCGGACCTGCACCCCCGGAGGCGCGTGCTTCACCAAGTGGTCGACGTCGATGGCGCCGTTGATCCCGGCCTGGAACAGCTCGGGCCCGAGCCGCGCGACCGTGACGTCACTGCGCACGCCGCCCGCTTCGTCCAGCATCAGCGTGTAGGTGACCGAGCCGACGGACTTGTCGAGCTGGTTGGTCGTCAGCCCCTGCAGGAACTCCAGCGCCCCCGGTCCGCTGATCTCGACGCGCTTCAGCGGGGTCATGTCGTACATCGCGACGGCGTTGCGCGTCTGCCAGGCCTCGGCCGCCGCGATCGGCGAGTGGAACTGGGCGGACCAGCCGTCGCGCGCGGGTGGCAGCGAGTCGTGCGGCAGCTTCTTCAGCAGCGGCGCGTTGGCCTCGAACCAGTGTGGCCGCTCCCAGCCGCCCGCCTCCAGGAACACCGCGCCCAGCTCGCGCTGCCGCACGTGGAACGGCGTCACGCGCAGGTCGCGCGGCGACAGCTTGGGCTGCAACGGGTGCAGGATGTCGTAGACCTCGACGAAGTTCTGCTGCGCCGTCTCGCGCACGTACGACGGCGCGAGCTGGACGTCTTCGAAGCGGTGGACGTCGACCTCGTGCAGGTCGGTCTCCGAGCGGCCGTCGACCAGCAGCTCCGCGACGGCCTTGGCGATGCCCGCGGAGTGCGTCACCCAGACGGCTTCGGCGATCCAGAACCCGCGGACTTCGGCCGATTCGCCGACCAGCGACTGGCCGTCCGGGGTGAAGGAGAAGATGCCGTTGAAGCCCTCCTCGACCTTCGCCTGCCGCAGCGCGGGCAATAGCAGCTGGCTCTGCTCCCACGACGGCGCGAAGTCCTCTTCGGTGAACGGCAGCATCGACGGCATGGCGCTGTCGGTCACCGACGGGTCCAATGTGGACTCTTCGACCGGCATCGGGCGGTGGGCGTAGGAGCCGATGCCGATGCGGTCGACGTGCTCGCGGAAGTACAGGTCCTGGTCCTGGTGACGCAGGATCGGCATGCTCGCTTCGACCATTTCGGTGTTGCGCCCGACAAGTTCGTCGATCCGCCCGGTCTTGACGTACTGGTGCGCCAGCGGCAGCAGCGGGACGTCCATCCCGGCCATCGCGCCGATCTCGCGCCCCCAGAACCCGGCGCACGACACGACGATGTCCGCCGGGAAATCCCCCTGGTCGGTCCGGACGCCGGTGACGTGCCCTCCTTCCTGCAGCACGTCGGTCACGCGCGTGGACCCGACGAACCGAGCGCCCCGCGAGGTCGCCCGCTCGGCGAGGACTTCGACAGCTTTCGCGGCCCGCGCCAGCCCGTCGCTGGGCACGTGCAGCGCGCCGAAGACGTGCGAGCCGTCGAGCAGCGGCCAGCGGCGGACACACTCCTCGGCGTCGATCAGCGAACCCCGGACGCCCCACGACGTCGCCCAGCCGTGCTTGCGCTTGAGGTCTTCCCAGCGCGCCGGGGTCGTCGCGACCTCCATGCCGCCGACCTGCAGGAAACAGTCCAGTTCCAGGAACTTCGAGACGGTGTACTTCGCGAACTCCGTCATCGTCTTGGACGCGTTGGTCTGGAACACCAGGCCGGGCGCGTGCGACGTCGACCCGCCCGTGCGCGGCAGCGGGCCCTGGTCGAGCACGGTGATGTCGGCCCAGCCGCGGACGGCCAGCTCGTCGGCCAGGTTCGCGCCGACGATGCCGGCGCCGATGATCACGACTTTCGGTGCGGTCATGGCGGAACTCCTTCTAACGAAAGACGACGGTGCTGTTGCCGTTGAGCAGGACGCGGCGTTCGCAGTGCCAGCGCACCGCGCGGGACAGTGCGAGCGCTTCGGCGTCACGCCCCACGGTGACCAGCTCGCGCGGCGAGTAGGTGTGGTCGACGCGCGCGACCTCCTGCTCGATGATCGGGCCTTCGTCGAGGTCGGGCGTGACGTAGTGGGCGGTCGCGCCGACGTACTTGACGCCGCGGTCGTAGGCCTGGTGGTAGGGCTTGGCGCCCTTGAACCCGGGCAGGAACGAGTGGTGGATGTTGATCGCGCGGCCTTCGAGCTTGAGGCACAGGTCGTTGGACAGCACCTGCATGTACCGCGCGAGCACCACCAGGTCCACGGCGTACTCGCCGACCAGGTCGAGCAGCCGCTGTTCGGCCTCCGGTTTGGTCTCCGGCGTCACCGGCACATGCTCGAACGGCACGCCGGCCGCCTCGGCCATCGGCCGCAGGTCCTCGTGGTTGGACACGACGACGGCGATGTCCGCGCCGAGGCCACCCGCGCGCCAGCGGAAGAGCAGGTCGTTGAGGCAGTGCCCGAACTTCGACACCATCACCAGCAGCCGCGGCGGTGTCCCGTCGGAGAGGTCGAACTCCATCCCGAAGTCCCCGGCCACGACAGCGAAGTCGCGGCGCAGTTCGTCCACTGTGGCCTCCCCGGGTGCGGTGAACGACGTGCGCAGGAACAGCGAGCCGCGGACGTCGTCGTCGAACTGCTGGTGCTCGACGATGTCGCAGCCCTGCCCGACGAGGAACGTCGTGACGGCGTGCACGATGCCCGAGCGCTCGGGACACTTGAGCGTCAGGGTGAAGGTCATGACACGTACTCCAGACTCGCGTCGGCCAGCCAGGCCTTGAAGTAATCGGAGAACGACTGCCGCACGAGGATCGTGAAGCCGTCTTCCCGGACCATGAGCACGATCCCGGTGCGGGCAAACAGGGTCTGCACGCAAGTTCCGGGCGGCGACACCGACTCGTCAAGGTCGATCGAGCAGCCGTGGGCGAGAACGTCCCGGGCGTGCACCCCGGTCAGCTGCACGGTCACCCGCTGCGCCGAGACGTCGACCACCGCGTCACTTTCACGTGAAAGTGACGCCTCCAGCTCGGCCTGGCGGCCGGGCTCGGCGAGCACGAGGTACTCGT is a window from the Amycolatopsis sp. NBC_00355 genome containing:
- a CDS encoding sarcosine oxidase subunit gamma codes for the protein MTAEAVEEPFRTQLTVRLRDGHALLGVALPEPCTFTSGNGVDILWMGPDEYLVLAEPGRQAELEASLSRESDAVVDVSAQRVTVQLTGVHARDVLAHGCSIDLDESVSPPGTCVQTLFARTGIVLMVREDGFTILVRQSFSDYFKAWLADASLEYVS
- a CDS encoding cyclodeaminase/cyclohydrolase family protein; amino-acid sequence: MRDQIMSDFLKALASRDASPGGGATAALHVAQAAALVARCAEDRAVVAEAAALSMHALRLAEKDAHAVTTVSRASGNPDALLDARRGACVPPAAVIAAAAVVLDLVERVPPDPRVVTDLAAAAEAARAAAVTARVSIEVRCSGPGAASVRGLSHPEPPAVRAGLADDAALREAVATVGGICERADRVTEAIRSGVALSR
- a CDS encoding GcvT family protein — protein: MTAPKVVIIGAGIVGANLADELAVRGWADITVLDQGPLPRTGGSTSHAPGLVFQTNASKTMTEFAKYTVSKFLELDCFLQVGGMEVATTPARWEDLKRKHGWATSWGVRGSLIDAEECVRRWPLLDGSHVFGALHVPSDGLARAAKAVEVLAERATSRGARFVGSTRVTDVLQEGGHVTGVRTDQGDFPADIVVSCAGFWGREIGAMAGMDVPLLPLAHQYVKTGRIDELVGRNTEMVEASMPILRHQDQDLYFREHVDRIGIGSYAHRPMPVEESTLDPSVTDSAMPSMLPFTEEDFAPSWEQSQLLLPALRQAKVEEGFNGIFSFTPDGQSLVGESAEVRGFWIAEAVWVTHSAGIAKAVAELLVDGRSETDLHEVDVHRFEDVQLAPSYVRETAQQNFVEVYDILHPLQPKLSPRDLRVTPFHVRQRELGAVFLEAGGWERPHWFEANAPLLKKLPHDSLPPARDGWSAQFHSPIAAAEAWQTRNAVAMYDMTPLKRVEISGPGALEFLQGLTTNQLDKSVGSVTYTLMLDEAGGVRSDVTVARLGPELFQAGINGAIDVDHLVKHAPPGVQVRDTTGGTCCIGVWGPLARDLVQPLSEDDFSHAGLKYFRARKARIAGVPVVAMRLSYVGELGWEIYTGADNGLRLWDALWAAGQPLGVIAGGRAAFNSLRLEKGYRLWGTDMTTEHDPYEAGVGFAVRPAKGDFLGREALGNRTSTRRLRCLTIDDGRTVVLGKEPVFVDGVPAGYVTSAAYGYTIGKPIAYAWLPESADVGSGVEIEYFGRRVPATVAAEPLFDPAMERIRR
- the purU gene encoding formyltetrahydrofolate deformylase, with protein sequence MTFTLTLKCPERSGIVHAVTTFLVGQGCDIVEHQQFDDDVRGSLFLRTSFTAPGEATVDELRRDFAVVAGDFGMEFDLSDGTPPRLLVMVSKFGHCLNDLLFRWRAGGLGADIAVVVSNHEDLRPMAEAAGVPFEHVPVTPETKPEAEQRLLDLVGEYAVDLVVLARYMQVLSNDLCLKLEGRAINIHHSFLPGFKGAKPYHQAYDRGVKYVGATAHYVTPDLDEGPIIEQEVARVDHTYSPRELVTVGRDAEALALSRAVRWHCERRVLLNGNSTVVFR